The genomic segment CGTCTCCAGCCCGATGCGGCGGAAGACCAGGCGGATCATCCGCAGGTCGTCGGGCTCGGTGTCCTTGATGCGGATCTCGCCGCCGCTCATGCCCGCCATGGCCATGAACGAGCCGATCTCGATGTGGTCGGGCCCGATGTCGTGCGTCGTGCCGCCGAGGATGTCGGTCCCCGTGATGTGCAGGACGTTGGAGCCGATGCCGCGGATGTCGGCGCCCATCTTGACCAGCATGCGCGCGAGGTCGACGACGTGCGGCTCGCACGCGGCATTGAAGATGGAGGTCTCGCCCGGGGTCAGCGCGGCGGCCAGCAGGGCGTTCTCGGTGCCCATGACCGAGGGCTCGTCCATGAAGACCTCGCCGGCGCGCAGGCGGCCGGCCAGCACCAGGTTGGAGCTGTCGTGGCGCTCGACGCGCGCGCCGAGGGCGCGGAAGGCGTCGAGGTGCGGGTCCAGGCGCCGGCGGCCGATGACGTCGCCGCCGGGCGGCGGCATGTCGGCGCGGCCGAAGCGGGCCAGCAGCGGGCCGGCCAGCAGGAACGAGGCGCGGATGCGCGCGGACAGGCGCGGGTCCACGAGCGAGTCCTCCGTGATGCCCGCGGCGCAGATCGCGACCTCGTGCTCGCCGCGCCACTCGACCGTGGCGCCGAGGTGCTCGAGCAGGTCGACCATCGCCTGCACGTCGCGGATGCGCGGCACGTTGCGCACGACGACCTCGTCCGCGGTGAGCGCGGACGCGGCCAGGCAGGGAAGGGCGGCGTTCTTGTTGCCGGCGGGCACCACGCTGCCCGACAACGGCTCACCGCCGTCGATGACGAACTTCTCCATGCGATCGGTCGTGCGCCCGCCGATGCGTCCGAATGCCGTCCGGGGGCGCTGGGCTAGGGTAACAGCCATGTCCTCGCAGGTTTCGCGCGCGGAGGCCTGGGACCTCCTGACCGAATGGGTGCAATCGGACTCGTTGCGGCGCCACTGCCTGGCCGTCGAGGCGTCCATGGCCGCCTACGCCCGCCGGTTCGGCGCCGACGAGGAGGCCTGGTCGGTCGCCGGGCTGCTGCACGACGCCGACTACGAGCGCCATCCGGACATGGACGACGCGGAGGCGGGCCACCCGCGGACGATCATCCGTCACCTGCGCGAGCGCGACGCGCCACAGGAGCTCGTCGACGCCATCGCCGGCCACGCGCCCTTCCTCGGCGTCGCCCGCGAGACGCAGATGGCCAGGACGCTGTTCGCCGTCGACGAGCTGTCGGGCTTCGTGCTCGCATGCGCCGCCGTACGCCCGGAGGGCATCCACGGCATGACGCCCAAGTCGGTCAAGAAGAAGCTCAAGACGCCGGCCTTCGCCGCCGCGGTCAGCCGCGACGACGTGCGCGAGGGTGCGGCCGAGCTCGGTGTCGACCTCGACGAGCACCTCAGCACGGTGATCGCGGCGCTGGAGGCGCGCGCCGACGAGCTCGGGCTGCACGGCCGCAGCCCGGACCCCGAGCCCGCCTGACCCGTGGCGGCCCGTGAGCGGTACGCGCGGGTGCTCCGCGCGCCGCACGCGCGGGCCCTGCTGCTGGCCGAGATCCCGGCACGCCTGCCCATCGGCATCAACGGGCTGGCGCTCGTGCTCTTCATGCGCGAGCACGCGGGCTCCTACGGCGCCGCCGGGGCGGTGGCCGCGGCCTTCGGGGCCGCGCTGGGCCTGTCCTCGCCGGTGATCGGGCGGCTCATCGACCGCCGCGGGCTGCGCCGGGTCGTGGTCCCCCTGGCCCTCCTGCACGCCGCGGCCATGGGCGGCCTGGTGGCCTGCGGGGTCAGCGGGGCGCCCGTGTGGGCCTGCGCGCTGCTGGCGATCGCCGCGGGGGCGTTCATCCCGCCGCTGGGCTCGATCTCGCGCTCGCTGTGGCCGCGCATCCTGCACGGCGAGGCCGACGACCTGCTCGGCACCGCCCTGGCGCTGGAGGGCGTGATGATCGAGCTGGTGTTCACGGTCGGGCCGCTGCTCGTCGCCGTCATCGCTGCGGCCGCCGACCCCGCCGTGGCGCTCGTGCTCTCGCCGGTGCTGCTGCTGCTGGGCCTGGGCCTGTTCCTCCTACAGCCGCCCGTCCGGACCTGGGTGATCTCCGAGCACGCGGGCAGCCACGGCCTGCTCGGCGCGCTGCGCTCTCCCGGCATCCGCACGCTCGTGCTGTGCACGCTGCCGATGGGCTTCTGCTTCGGGGCCATGGAGGTCACGCTGCCCGCGTTCAGCGAGGACCACGGGTCGCGAAACCTGGCAGGCGTGCTCGTGGCGGTCTGGTCGGTGGGCAGCGCGGTCGGCGGGCTCTGGTACGGCTCGCGGGCCTGGGGCGACGCGCCGGGCCGGCGCTACGCACGGCTGGCCGCCCTGCTGCCCATCGGCTACCTGCCGCTGGCCGCCGCACCGTCCATCCTCGTCATGGCGCCGCTGGCCCTGCTGGCGGGTGTGTGCATCGCGCCGACGCTGACCGCGGGCAACCAGATCGCCGGCGACGTCGCCCCCGAGGGCGCCGAGACCGAGGCCTACACCTGGCCGGTGACCTCGCTGGTGCTCGGCCTGGCGATCGGCAACTGGGCCGCCGGTGCCATCGTCGACGCGGCCGACTGGCGCGCCGCGTTCCTGGTCTCGGCCGGTGGCGCCGGGCTCAGCGCGGTGCTGGCCCTGGCGCGCCACCACACCCTGGATCGCCGCGCGGTGATGGTCGCGCCCACCGCCTAGGACGCGGCCTTGTAGCGGCCGCCGCCCCTGGCCCAGTCGTGCAGGTGCTCCAGGCGGCAGAACGCGTCGGCGATGCGGTGCCGGCCGCGGTGGCGCACGACGAGCACACGCCGCTCGGCGAGGTGGTCGCCGCACAGCGCGCAGCGCCCCAGCGCGTCGTCGGGCTCGCCGTCGGTGACGATGCGCCCCCGGTCCCAGCTCGCGCCGTGGATGACCCACGGCACGACATGCTCCAGGCGGCAGAAGACGGCCTTGTGGTCGCTCTCGGGCTCGGCGACTCGGAAGCCGTCGTCGGCTCCGACGCTCGCGGCACACCAGCTGCACTGCTCGGCCATGACGCCAGGCAGGGTAGCCGCCACGCCGGAGGACCGGACGACGGGCTACCTTCCGGGGGTGGCCACCGCACCCCTGACCATCACCATCCTCGAAGGCGACGAGACCGGGCAGGAGCTGCTCGAGCAGGCGCTCCGCGTCCTGGAGCCCGACGTCGTCGGCCTCCCGATCGTCCTGGAGCGCTTTGACCTCTCGCTGGAGCGCCGCCGCGAGACCGGCAACCAGATCGTCCACGACGCCGCGGCCGCGATGCGCGCCTCCGGCCTGGGCATCAAGGCCGCGACGATCACGCCGGAGGGCAAGGACGACGTCGGCTCGCCCAACCGCATCGTGCGCGAGGGCGTGGACGGCAAGGTCATCATCCGCACGGGCCGCCGCATCCCCGGCGTCACCCCCATCGCGGGCGTCTACCTGCCGATCTCGGTGGTGCGCATGGCCGTCGACGACGCCTACGGCGCCAAGCAGTGGCGCGAGGGCCCGGAGGGCGGCGCCGACGAGATCGCCTACCGGACCGAGAAGATCACCCGCGGGACGTGCGCCGCGGTCGCCGAGTACGCCTTCCGCACGGCCAAGAAGATGGGCGGCAAGGTCTACGGCGGCCCGAAGTGGACGGTCTCGCCGGTCTACGAGGGCATGCTCAAGGAGGAGCTCGACGCCGCCGCGCAGCGCCACCCCGACGTCTGGTACCAGCCCGTGCTGATCGACGCGACCTACGCCGGCCTGGTCTCGGGGGCCGCCGACAGCCCGCTCGTCATCCCGGCGCTCAATCGCGACGGCGACTGCCTCTCGGACCTCGTCATGCCGATGTTCGGCTCCATCGCGGGGGCCGAGTCGGTCCTCCTGGCCTTCGACGAGGACTTCACCACGCAGGTCGCGATGGCCGAGGCGCCCCACGGCACGGCACCCGCCCTGCTCGGCAAGGACATCGCCAACCCCATGGCGATGATCCTGGCCTGCGGCGCGGTCCTCAACTACGCCGCCGACCGGGGCTTGCCGGGCGCCGAGCGCGCCTCGCGGGCGATCTACGAGTCCGTCCTGGAGGCCACCGCGACCGGCGTGCGCACCCCCGACCTCGGCGGCCACAGCAGCACCTCGGAGTTCACCACCGACGTCATCGGCCGCGTGCGGACCAAGCTCGACGTCTGGTCCTCCCTGGGCACGACGGTCTAGGCCCGGGCCGGGGGCGAGCGTACGTTCGCCGCGACCGTGCGACGGGCCGCCGGGCTCGGTGGCCCAGGCGTCGGCCCCGGCGGCGTGCGGACGGGGCGCCGGGTGCAAGATCCCATGCAGGAATCGTGCCCCTATTTGGCTCTGGAGAGCCGAAAGCCCGCGGCCCCTCGGCCTCCGCGCCCATCCGTCCGCTCGCACTCCTACGGTTACGAACACATGTTCTCCCCCACCGCAGATCCCCGGCCGGCCAAGCGCTCCCTGCGTGCGGCCGTCCGGCGTGCCGTCGACCTGGCCGTCGCCTTCGCCACGCTCTCCGATGAGCTGCCGCGCCGCCACGCCGACGACCCTGCGGAGCACCCCCATCGTGTGCCGCTGCGCGCCCCCTCTCGCGCGCGCCGGCCCGGTGCGGTGGCCCCGCGGGCCCATCGCTGCACGACGCCGCTGGCCCACCGCCCGCCGGCACGGCGCAGCACCTCATCATCCATGCGGTGACTCCTCAAGCGCCCGTCCTGGGAGGCCGGGCGCGGAGACCATGCGAGAGCGAAGTGCCTCAGCGAGCGGGCCGCCACCAGGCGGCCCGCGGCGCGTCTGGGCCGGGATCGCGCCCGACCCAGACGCGGTCCCGGCCCTCGCTGCCGACCGCGTCTGTCCTCGCCGGACGGGCGGGTGCCGTCGCCCGATGAGCATCCGCCGAGCCATGTCCGTCGTCGCCACCGAGGATCCGCTGGCGACGCGCCGGTTCTACGAGGATGTGCTGGGCTTCGAGGTCGCGACGGAGCAGGACGACATGGTCGTGCTGCGCTCACCGACCGTCCCGGCCATACAGCCCATCGTGGGCCTCGGCCACCGCACGGCCAGCGACCCCACGTGTTCGAGGGAGACCGCTCCATCGAGGTCGCCGACGTCGATGCGGTCCCCTGCACCGCCTGCGCGCACGGCCTCGCGATCGCGCGCCCCATCGCCGATGAGCGCGGGGGCGTGCGCCGCTGCCTCGCCGGCGACCCGGGCGACGTGGTCACCATCGGCCACCGCTAGCGCAGCACGTGCCCCACAACGACGACGAGCCGCCCCGGAGGGCGGCTCGTGAAGATAAACCGGCGGCGTCCTACTCTCCCGGGCCCTTGCGAGCCAAGTACCATCGGCGCTGAGAGGCTTAACTGCTCTGTTCGGAATGGGAAGAGGTGTTTCCCTCTCGCTAAAGCCACCGGAAACTCAAGAGAGCTCCCGGCGACCCTCAAAACCGCACAGCCCACCACAGGGTATCACCGCAAAGAGATAATAAAAACCGTCAAGCCCTCGAGCCATTAGTACCAGTCTCCTTCGCGCGTTACCGCACTTCCAGATCTGGCCTATCAACCTGGTGGTCTTCCAGGGCTCTTACTCCCTCAAGGGGATGGGAGAACTCATCTTGAGGCCGGCTTCCCGCTTAGATGCCTTCAGCGGTTATCCGATCCGGACGTAGCTAACCTGCTATGCCCTTGGCAGGACAACAGATACACCAGAGGTCCGTTCACCCCGGTCCTCTCGTACTAGGGGCAAATCCTCTCAATTCTCCAACGCCCACGGCAGATAGGGACCGAACTGTCTCACGACGTTCTGAACCCAGCTCGCGTACCGCTTTAATGGGCGAACAGCCCAACCCTTGGGACCTACTTCAGCCCCAGGATGCGACGAGCCGACATCGAGGTGCCAAACCGGGCCGTCGATGTGGACTCTTGGGCCCGATAAGCCTGTTATCCCCGGAGTACCTTTTATCCGTTGAGCGACGGCACTTCCACTTGCTACCGCCGGATCACTAAGACCTGCTTTCGCACCTGCTCGACATGTCTGTCTCGCAGTCAAGCTCCCTTGCTGCCTTTGCACTCTACGCACGATTTCCGACCGTGCTGAGGGAACCTTTGTGCGCCTCCGTTACATTTTGGGAGGCGACCGCCCCAGTCAAACTACCCGCCTGGCACTGTTCTCTGCCCGGATTCACGGCGCAGAGTTAGACGTCCAATACATCAAGGGTGGTATCTCAAGGTTGGCTCCACCTCGGCCGCAGCCGGGGCTTCAAAGCCTCCCACCTATCCTGAGCGAAATGCACCGAACGCCAATACCAAGTTGTAGTAAAGGTTCACGGGGTCTTTCCGTCTAGCCGCGGGTACTCGGCATCTTCACCGAGACTGCAATTTCACCGAGCCCCTCGCTGAGACAGCGCGCAAGTCGTTACGCCATTCGTGCAGGTCGGAACTTACCCGACAAGGAATTTCGCTACCTTAGGACCGTTATAGTTACGGCCGCCGTTTACCGGGGCTTAGCTTCGGTGCTTCGGGCGAACCCTAACACCTCCACGTAACCTTCCGGCACCGGGCAGGCGTCAGCCCCTATACGTCGTCTTTCGACTTAGCAGAGACCTGTGTTTTTGGTAAACAGTCGCTTGCGCCTATTCACTGCGGCCCCCTCAGGCTCCAGTCGCGAAGACCTTCACCCTACTGGGGCGCCCCTTCTCCCGAAGTTACGGGGCAATTTTGCCGAGTTCCTTAGCGAGGGTTATCTCGATCACCTTAGTATTCTCTACTTGCCCACCTGTGTCGGTTTTGGTACAGGCACGCGAGTTCTCCCTAGAGGCTTTTCTTGGAGGCATGGCGTCCGGAACTCGCCGGCCCTTGGGCCAGCTGGCATCGCGCCTCAGGTTATGCGGACCCGGATTTGCCTAGGTCCACCCCTACACGCTTACCCCAGGACGACCATCGCCTGGGATTCCATAGCCTTCCTCGTCCCCCCATCGGTCAAACGATCTCGACGTGGTACAGGAATATCAACCTGTTGGCCATCGACTACGCCTTTCGGCCTCGCCTTAGGTCCTGACTAACCCTGAGCCGACGAACGTTGCTCAGGAAACCTTGGGCAATCGGTGGAGGGGATTCTCACCCCTCTTTCGTTACTCATGCCGGCATTCTCACTTCCCAAGCGTCCACGGCTGGCTTCCGCCGCCGCTTCACTCGCTTGGGAACGCTCTCCTACCGCGCGCATTCCGAAGAACACGCACCCGCAGCTTCGGTGATCTGCTTGAGCCCCGTTACATTATCCGCGCCCGAACACTTGACCAGTGAGCTGTTACGCACTCTTTCAAGGGTGGCTGCCTCTAAGCCAACCTCCTGGTTGTCTATGCATTCGGACATCGTTTCCCACTTAGCAGACACTTAGGGACCTTAGCTGGCGGTCTGGGCTGTTTCCCTTTTGACGCTGAAGTTTATCCCCCAGCAACTGACTCCCGCGGTACACGTAATGGTCTTCGGAGTTTGCCTTCCTTCGGTAAGCTGGTGGGCCCCCTAGGGAAAACAGTGCTCTACGGCCACAACGCAATTTACGCGAGGCTATACCTAAATATATTTCGGAGAGAACCAGATATCACTGAGCTTGATTAGCCTTTCACTCCGACCCACAGGTCATCCGCCCAGTTTTCAACCTAGGTCGGTTCGGTCCTCCACGAGGTCTTACCCCCGCTTCAACCTGCCCATGGGTAGCTCGCTCAGTTTCGGGTCTACCGCCTACGACTGAATCGCCCTATTCGGACTCGCTTTCGCTACGGCTCCGCTCATCGCTTAACCTTGCCGCAGACGAGTAACTCGCCGGCTCGTTATGCAAAAAGCACGCGGTCACAGAACAAGTCTGCTCCCACCGCTTGTAGGCACGCGGTTTCAGGTACTATTTCACTCCCCTTCCGGGGTACTTTTCACCTTTCCCTCACGGTACTAGTCCGCTATCGGTCACCTAGGAGTACTTAGCCTTGGAGGGTGGTCCCCCCAGTTTCAGTCCGCGTTTCACGGGTGCGGACCTACTCAGGAACGCTTGACGGCAGATCATGCAGTTTCGTCTACGGGACGGTTGCCCTCTTTGGTGCACGGTTCCACGTGCTTCGACTACCACATGATTTTGTAACTGCCGCCAGGCCGGCCACGGCCTGGAACAAACGCCCTACAACCCCCCGTACGCAACGTGTGGCCACTTACACGTACGGAGTTTGGGCTGATCCCTTTTCGCTCGCCACTACTCAGGGAGTCTCGGTTGATTTACTTTCCTCGGGGTACTGAGATGTTTCACTTCCCCCGCTTGCCGCCGAACGGCCTATGTGTTCAGCCGTCGGTGACGCCGCATTACCGGCGCCGGGTTTCCCCATTCGGAAATCCACGGGTCAAAGGCTGTTCAACGCCTCACCGTGGCTTATCGCAGTCGTCCACGTCCTTCATCGGCTCTAGGTGCCAAGGCATCCACCATGTGCCCTTACTATCTTGACGGTGATCTCGAACGGATCCGCTAAGAGGATCCGCCCGGTGATACCCGTGCCTCCCCGGCTCATCGGATGATGAAGGGGAGGCAACTGCCTGATCTCGCGTTGGATGAGATCAGGCATGTGGCTGCTGTGCAGTTTTCAAGGGTCGCCGAGAGGTGCGCCCGACGGATGGTCGGATGCGGTCTCTCAAAACTCAACAGCATGCACGAGCTCGAGCTCCGCGAGGTGCGGCACCGCACGATGTGTGCGCGGTGGGCTCTCGCAGATGCGAGAGCCGGCTGGCTCGGCCAGGTTCGGTCGACGTACTAGGCCGCACGGTCGGAAGCCGATGGCTCGCTTCCGTTGCGATCGCCTTGCGGCGAAGACAACGGCCGGCCACGGCGCCGTGCCGTACGGGTCCCTGTATCGGGACTCCCTAGAAAGGAGGTGATCCAGCCGCAGCTTCCGCTACGGCTACCTTGTTACGACTTCACCCCAGTCACGAGCCCCACCTTCGACGGCTCCCTCCCTTGCGGGTTAGGCCACCGGCTTCGGGTGTTGCTCACTCCCGTGGTGTGACGGGCGGTGTGTACAAGGCCCGGGAACGTATTCACCGCGGCAATGCTGATCCGCGATTACTAGCAACTCCACCTTCATGCAGGCGGGTTTCAGCCTGCAATCCGAACCGAGACGCACTTTGAGGGATTCGCTCCACCTCGCGGTATCGCAGCCCTCTGTATGCGCCAATGTAGCACGTGTGTAGCCCTGAACATAAGGGGCATGATGACTTGACGTCATCCCCACCTTCCTCCGGTTTGTCACCGGCAGTCTCGCATGAGTCCCCAACTAAATGCTGGCAACATGCGACGGGGGTTGCGCTCGTTGCGGGACTTAACCCAACATCTCACGACACGAGCTGACGACAGCCATGCACCACCTGTGAACCTGCCCCGAAGGGAAACCCTGTTTCCAGGGCGGTCAGGCACATGTCAAGCCCAGGTAAGGTTCTTCGCGTTGCGTCGAATTAAACCACATGCTCCGCTGCTTGTGCGGGCCCCCGTCAATTCCTTTGAGTTTTAGCCTTGCGGCCGTACTCCCCAGGCGGGGCACTTAATGCGTTAGCTTCGGCACGGGAGGAGTCGACACCTCCCACACCTAGTGCCCATCGTTTACGGCGTGGACTACCAGGGTATCTAATCCTGTTTGCTCCCCACGCTTTCGCGTCTCAGCGTCAGTCACGTCCCAGCGAGCTGCCTTCGCCATTGGTGTTCCTCCTGATATCTGCGCATTTCACCGCTACACCAGGAATTCCACTCGCCTCTTCCGGACTCGAGCTTGACAGTATCCACCCGCCTCCCGGGGTTGAGCCCCGGGCTTTCAGAGCGGACTTACCAAGCCGCCTACACGCGCTTTACGCCCAATGATTCCGGACAACGCTTGCCCCCTACGTATTACCGCGGCTGCTGGCACGTAGTTAGCCGGGGCTTCTTCTGAAGGTACCGTCACCTCAAGCGGGTATTAACCGCCAAGGCTTCGTCCCAACTGAAAGAGGTTTACAACCCGAAGGCCGTCTTCCCTCACGCGGCGTTGCTGCGTCACGCTTTCGCGCATTGCGCAAGATTCCCCACTGCTGCCTCCCGTAGGAGTCTGGGCCGTGTCTCAGTCCCAGTGTGGCTGATCGTCCTCTCAGACCAGCTACCCATCGAAGCCTTGGTGAGCCGTTACCTCACCAACAAGCTAATGGGCCGCGGGCCCATCCCGTTGCGGAAGCCGAAGCCTCCTTTCCTCAATCCACTGATGCGGAAGGAGCACATTTGGTATTAGCCCCGGTTTCCCGGGGTTGTCCCAATCAACAGGGCAGGTTACCCACGTGTTACTCACCCGTTCGCGGCTTTGCCCCCGAGCAAGCTCGGGTTCGTCGCTCCACTTGCATGTGTTAAGCACGCCGCCAGCGTTCGTCCTGAGCCAGGATCAAACTCTCCGTGAAGTGATCCGACACACGCTCGAGAGCGCGCGCCGGGGTACGAAGAGCTGTCAAAACCTATGCGGAGGCCCCATACACGGGATGCCCCCAGGTGATGACGGGATTGCTTTCTCAGACCGTCGCGATCTCCGAGGAGATCCGACGGGTCGAACCTGGACGCACACCTTCGAGCCGGCTGACCCGAAAGGTGCGCATGCTGTTGAGTTTTCAAAGACCGTCGCGCCCTGTCGGGAAGGGGTCACCTTCGAAAGGACGCCCCCCAAGGCCGAGGCCTGTTGGGGCGGGATCGAGCAGTTTAGCACCACTCGATGCGGGGCGTGGGCCCCAGGCCAGGCCTGGCGTTCCTGCTCCGCGGGGCGGCAGTATAGACACACATCGCGGCGGAATGTCGCCACGTGCCCGGGGCCGGGCTCGCGGGCCCTAGTCGCCGAGGACCTGGACGACGACCGAGCGCTCACGCGGGCGGTCGTCGAAGTCGCAGAGCACGATCTGCTGCCAGGTGCCCAGGGCGAGCTCGCCGCCCACCAACGGCACGGTCTCCGACGGCCCGATGAGCGCCGCGCGGGCGTGCGCGTGGCCGTTGGTGTCGCCGTTGAGCGCGTCGTGTTCGTAGCCCGCGCCGGGCGGCAGCAGGCGGTCCAGCAGCGCCCGGAGGTCGGCCACCGCCCCCGGCTCGTACTCGAGCGTGGTGACCGCGGCGGTCGCCCCGCCCACGAAGACCACGGCGATCCCGGTTCGAACCCGGCTGCGCGCGACGACGGCGCGGACGCCCTCCGTGAGGTCCAGAACCGCGCCGTGGCCCGGCGTGCTCAGGCGCAGCTGACCCCCGTGGACCGTCATGGCCGCCGGCTAGGCCGCCCGCAGCCGCCGGAAGTGACGCTTGCCGACCTGCAGCAGGCCCCCGTCCAGGCGCTCGGCGGCGACGTCGAGGTCGGCCTCCCCGAGCGCCTCGCCGTCCAGGCGGACGCCGCCCTGGGTCAGCAGCCGGCGCGCCTCGGACCGTGAGCGCCCGAACGCGTCGGCGATCAGCGCCGGCAGGTGCACCGGCCGGCCGCCGCTCTCGAAGGCGTGCTCGGGCACGTCGGCGGGGGCGTCGTGGGTGACGAAGAGGCGGTCGAAGTGCGCCTCGGCGCGCGCGGAAGCCGCCGCGCCGTGGAAGCGCTCCACGATGCCCCGGGCCAGCGCGCGCTTGGCGTCGCGCGGCCCAGTGCCCTCGGGCGGGCGCGGCACCGCCAGCAGCTCGAACCAGGTGTCCATCGCCGCGTCGGGCAGGCGCATCGTCTTGCCGAACTGCTCCTCGGGGGCCTCGGTGACGCCGACGTGGTTGCCCAGCGACTTGGACATCTTCTCCGATCCGTCGATGCCCGGCAGGATCGGCATGGTCAGGATGACCTGCTCGGGCTGCCCGTAGGCGCGCTGGACGTCGCGCCCCAGCAGCAGGTTGAACGTCTGGTCGGTGCCGCCGAGCTCCACGTCGGACTCCACGGCCACGGAGTCATAGCCCTGCAGCAGCGGATAGAGCGTCTCGAGGACGGAGATCGGCTGCCGGGCGGCGAAGCGCCGGGCGAAGTCGTCGCGCTCGAGGATCTGGGCCACGGTCGCCACGCGGGCGAGGCGGAAGAGCTCCTCGGCCGGCATGTCCAGCCACTCGCCGTTGCGCCGGACCTCGAGCAGGTCGGGGTCGTCGCGCAGGACGCTGAAGGCCTGCCGGCGGTAGGTGTCGGCGTTGGCGTCGATCTCCTCGCCGCTGAGCACGGGCCTCGTGGAGGAGCGCCCGCTCGGGTCGCCGACGCGCGCGGTGTAGTCGCCGACGATGAGGACCACCCGGTGGCCGAGGTCCTGGAACTCGCGCAGCTTCTGCAGGACGACGGTGTGGCCCAGGTGGATGTCGGGCGCGGTGGGGTCCAGGCCGAGCTTGACGCGCAGCGGCCGCCCCGCGGAGCCGGCGAGCGCGAGCTTGTGCGCCAGGCCCCCGTGCGGCAGCGACTGATGGGCGTTGCGCAGC from the Baekduia soli genome contains:
- a CDS encoding HDIG domain-containing metalloprotein; translated protein: MSSQVSRAEAWDLLTEWVQSDSLRRHCLAVEASMAAYARRFGADEEAWSVAGLLHDADYERHPDMDDAEAGHPRTIIRHLRERDAPQELVDAIAGHAPFLGVARETQMARTLFAVDELSGFVLACAAVRPEGIHGMTPKSVKKKLKTPAFAAAVSRDDVREGAAELGVDLDEHLSTVIAALEARADELGLHGRSPDPEPA
- the murA gene encoding UDP-N-acetylglucosamine 1-carboxyvinyltransferase yields the protein MEKFVIDGGEPLSGSVVPAGNKNAALPCLAASALTADEVVVRNVPRIRDVQAMVDLLEHLGATVEWRGEHEVAICAAGITEDSLVDPRLSARIRASFLLAGPLLARFGRADMPPPGGDVIGRRRLDPHLDAFRALGARVERHDSSNLVLAGRLRAGEVFMDEPSVMGTENALLAAALTPGETSIFNAACEPHVVDLARMLVKMGADIRGIGSNVLHITGTDILGGTTHDIGPDHIEIGSFMAMAGMSGGEIRIKDTEPDDLRMIRLVFRRIGLETRIDGADVLVPGGQKLVVERDLGEHTSKVQDGPWPAFPADLTSIAVALATQSEGEVLVHEWMFESRLFFCDKLISMGANIFIADPHRALVHGPRRLRAARVESPDIRAGMAVLLAALCAEGTTEIGNIRQIDRGYERIDERLRELGASIERVAEHPVAA
- a CDS encoding secondary thiamine-phosphate synthase enzyme YjbQ; translated protein: MTVHGGQLRLSTPGHGAVLDLTEGVRAVVARSRVRTGIAVVFVGGATAAVTTLEYEPGAVADLRALLDRLLPPGAGYEHDALNGDTNGHAHARAALIGPSETVPLVGGELALGTWQQIVLCDFDDRPRERSVVVQVLGD
- a CDS encoding MFS transporter, coding for MLRAPHARALLLAEIPARLPIGINGLALVLFMREHAGSYGAAGAVAAAFGAALGLSSPVIGRLIDRRGLRRVVVPLALLHAAAMGGLVACGVSGAPVWACALLAIAAGAFIPPLGSISRSLWPRILHGEADDLLGTALALEGVMIELVFTVGPLLVAVIAAAADPAVALVLSPVLLLLGLGLFLLQPPVRTWVISEHAGSHGLLGALRSPGIRTLVLCTLPMGFCFGAMEVTLPAFSEDHGSRNLAGVLVAVWSVGSAVGGLWYGSRAWGDAPGRRYARLAALLPIGYLPLAAAPSILVMAPLALLAGVCIAPTLTAGNQIAGDVAPEGAETEAYTWPVTSLVLGLAIGNWAAGAIVDAADWRAAFLVSAGGAGLSAVLALARHHTLDRRAVMVAPTA
- a CDS encoding VOC family protein → MFEGDRSIEVADVDAVPCTACAHGLAIARPIADERGGVRRCLAGDPGDVVTIGHR
- the tyrS gene encoding tyrosine--tRNA ligase; the protein is MATPPETAAALLRNAHQSLPHGGLAHKLALAGSAGRPLRVKLGLDPTAPDIHLGHTVVLQKLREFQDLGHRVVLIVGDYTARVGDPSGRSSTRPVLSGEEIDANADTYRRQAFSVLRDDPDLLEVRRNGEWLDMPAEELFRLARVATVAQILERDDFARRFAARQPISVLETLYPLLQGYDSVAVESDVELGGTDQTFNLLLGRDVQRAYGQPEQVILTMPILPGIDGSEKMSKSLGNHVGVTEAPEEQFGKTMRLPDAAMDTWFELLAVPRPPEGTGPRDAKRALARGIVERFHGAAASARAEAHFDRLFVTHDAPADVPEHAFESGGRPVHLPALIADAFGRSRSEARRLLTQGGVRLDGEALGEADLDVAAERLDGGLLQVGKRHFRRLRAA
- a CDS encoding isocitrate/isopropylmalate family dehydrogenase yields the protein MATAPLTITILEGDETGQELLEQALRVLEPDVVGLPIVLERFDLSLERRRETGNQIVHDAAAAMRASGLGIKAATITPEGKDDVGSPNRIVREGVDGKVIIRTGRRIPGVTPIAGVYLPISVVRMAVDDAYGAKQWREGPEGGADEIAYRTEKITRGTCAAVAEYAFRTAKKMGGKVYGGPKWTVSPVYEGMLKEELDAAAQRHPDVWYQPVLIDATYAGLVSGAADSPLVIPALNRDGDCLSDLVMPMFGSIAGAESVLLAFDEDFTTQVAMAEAPHGTAPALLGKDIANPMAMILACGAVLNYAADRGLPGAERASRAIYESVLEATATGVRTPDLGGHSSTSEFTTDVIGRVRTKLDVWSSLGTTV